A DNA window from Porites lutea chromosome 6, jaPorLute2.1, whole genome shotgun sequence contains the following coding sequences:
- the LOC140940689 gene encoding histone H2A.J-like, which translates to MSGRGKSATGGKSTSRSRSMRAGLQFPVGRIHRLLRKGNYSDRVGNGAPVYLAAVLEYLTAEVLELAGNAARDNKKSRIIPRHLQLAVRNDEELNQLLSHVTFAEGGVLPNIQAVLLPKKTGSKSGSSKMAHSSQEY; encoded by the exons ATGTCTGGACGCGGAAAATCAGCTACGGGCGGAAAGAGCACAAGCAGAAGCAGGTCTATGCGAGCCGGTTTGCAGTTTCCTGTTGGACGTATCCACCGCCTTCTTAGAAAGG gaAATTATTCCGACCGTGTTGGCAATGGTGCCCCTGTATATCTAGCAGCAGTGTTGGAATACTTAACAGCCGAGGTGCTAGAACTGGCGGGAAACGCTGCTCGGGACAACAAGAAATCCCGTATCATCCCGCGCCATTTACAGTTAGCTGTGCGAAACGACGAAGAGCTTAATCAACTTTTATCTCACGTGACCTTTGCAGAAGGTGGTGTACTGCCCAACATTCAAGCCGTGCTACTTCCTAAGAAAACTGGATCCAAGTCAGGAAGCTCGAAAATGGCACATTCTAGTCAAGAATACTGA
- the LOC140942189 gene encoding galanin receptor 2b-like, translated as MLTQNYTGDEKQKTFHEFDCPDEFTGEDYKYLILLAALNIFLSFTAFLGNTLILVALCKESSLHPPSKLLYRNLAITDFCVGVIVEPVSVIYWTSLVMERWSLCRIILAKFVTTSNTLCTVSLLTVASISVDRLLALSLGLRYRQVVTLKRTYVAVFAFWVVSIVGAMMYFVNPRIIFWYINIIGVLCLTTSVFSYTKIFLILRHNHIHALGHLFQGQPSQAISMSITRHRKAVSSALWVQIALAVCYLPYCIIVFSTPQGGFPLSFYLARQYAYTLIYVNSSLNPLLYCWKIREIREAVKDALRQ; from the coding sequence ATGTTAACACAGAACTATACCGGAgatgaaaagcagaaaacattTCACGAATTCGATTGTCCGGACGAATTCACAGGAGAGGACTACAAGTATCTCATACTTCTCGCAGCGCTGAACATTTTTCTGTCTTTTACTGCATTTCTTGGGAACACTCTTATTCTAGTTGCTCTTTGCAAGGAATCTTCGCTTCATCCGCcatccaaactcctgtatcgtaacctggCGATAACCGATTTTTGTGTTGGTGTCATCGTGGAGCCTGTGTCTGTTATATATTGGACGTCTCTGGTGATGGAACGGTGGAGTCTTTGTCGAATCATCTTGGCCAAATTTGTTACAACTAGTAATACTTTGTGTACAGTCTCTCTATTAACAGTAGCTTcgataagcgtggacagacttcttgcCCTATCTCTGGGACTCAGATatagacaagttgtaactttaaAGAGAACATATGTGGCTGTATTCGCATTTTGGGTTGTGTCTATAGTCGGGGCAATGATGTATTTTGTTAATCCTCGCATAATTTTCTGGTATATCAATATCATTGGAGTACTCTGCCTAACTACCTCAGTTTTctcttacacaaaaattttcttaatTCTGCGTCATAACCATATTCATGCACTGGGTCACCTTTTTCAAGGACAGCCAAGTCAAGCAATTTCAATGAGCATTACTCGGCACAGAAAGGCAGTGTCTAGTGCACTCTGGGTACAGATAGCGTTAGCTGTTTGTTATCTACCGTATTGTATCATTGTATTCTCAACGCCCCAAGGTGGTTTTCCATTGTCTTTTTACCTTGCTAGGCAATATGCCTATACTTTAATTTACGTCAATTCGTCATTAAACCCGTTACTGTACTGCTGGAAGATCAGAGAAATCAGAGAAGCAGTCAAGGATGCATTAAGACAGTAA
- the LOC140940735 gene encoding histone H2A, embryonic-like: protein MSGRGKAAKSGKSTSKSRSVRAGLQFPVGRIHRFLRKGQYAQRVGNGAPVYLAAVLEYLSAEVLELAGNAARDNKKSRIIPRHLQLAVRNDEELNQLLSHVTIADGGVLPNIQAVLLPKKTASKSGGSKIGNSSQSQEY, encoded by the exons ATGTCTGGTCGAGGAAAAGCAGCTAAGAGTGGAAAGAGCACAAGCAAAAGCAGGTCTGTGCGAGCCGGTTTGCAGTTTCCTGTTGGGCGCATACACCGCTTTCTTCGAAAAG GACAGTACGCCCAGCGTGTTGGTAATGGAGCGCCCGTGTACCTCGCAGCAGTGCTGGAATACCTCTCCGCGGAAGTCTTAGAACTGGCTGGAAACGCAGCTCGAGACAACAAGAAGTCCCGTATCATCCCGCGCCATTTGCAACTGGCTGTGCGAAACGATGAGGAGCTTAATCAGCTTTTGTCCCACGTGACCATAGCAGATGGCGGCGTACTGCCAAATATTCAAGCTGTGCTTCTTCCTAAGAAGACAGCCTCCAAATCTGGAGGTTCAAAGATAGGAAATTCGAGCCAAAGTCAAGAATACTGA